Proteins encoded by one window of Streptomyces sp. ALI-76-A:
- a CDS encoding MFS transporter, whose translation MAPLAIVIGARSSGAAVSAALAALYLVASAVGGPLIGRLADRYGQTLPFSAATVLSTAALVGVAVGSQHPWWAIAGVAVAGAAKAPLEAGLRALFGTGSFMPSRAHQRTALSLEAAAQEMIYVVGPLLVAGIVMVSSAFDALVATAALGAVGTALVVTTPASRTWTTVRLHRSDWRGPLRSPQLRGLYLAMVGVGIPLGALTPLAVSAAAEYGTPWLSGALPAVLSLGAVVGGLLYGARLWPGTAVQHLIVLCSAFAGGWLLITLAASPTTALAGTVVPGLVIAPLLGVAFAVTGDLAPAGTATEAQALLVAALDVGCAAGAAAAGLAPTAGLLPAGAAGAALILVAARRRLSVTGRRPPLPVS comes from the coding sequence ATGGCCCCGCTCGCGATAGTGATCGGAGCTCGCAGCTCTGGTGCGGCGGTCAGCGCGGCTCTGGCCGCCTTGTACCTGGTGGCCAGCGCGGTCGGCGGTCCGCTGATCGGCCGTCTGGCCGACCGGTACGGACAGACGCTCCCGTTCTCCGCAGCCACCGTGCTGAGCACAGCCGCCCTCGTCGGCGTGGCAGTTGGGTCTCAGCACCCGTGGTGGGCGATAGCCGGCGTTGCGGTCGCCGGGGCGGCCAAAGCTCCGCTTGAGGCAGGGTTGAGGGCGTTGTTCGGAACGGGGTCCTTCATGCCGAGCCGCGCCCACCAGCGAACGGCGCTGTCGCTGGAGGCAGCGGCTCAAGAAATGATCTACGTCGTGGGGCCGCTGCTGGTGGCGGGGATCGTCATGGTGTCCTCGGCATTCGACGCGCTGGTGGCGACGGCCGCTCTCGGTGCCGTCGGCACCGCTCTGGTCGTGACGACGCCGGCCTCCCGGACGTGGACCACCGTCCGCCTCCACAGGTCCGACTGGCGGGGTCCGCTCAGGTCCCCGCAGTTGCGCGGGTTGTACCTGGCCATGGTGGGCGTCGGTATCCCCCTCGGCGCCCTCACTCCCCTCGCGGTATCGGCCGCCGCCGAGTACGGCACACCGTGGCTGTCCGGAGCCCTCCCGGCCGTGCTGTCCCTCGGTGCCGTCGTCGGCGGACTCCTGTACGGGGCGCGGCTGTGGCCGGGCACAGCAGTTCAGCACCTGATCGTCCTGTGCTCGGCTTTTGCAGGGGGCTGGCTGCTGATCACTCTGGCGGCCAGCCCCACAACGGCGCTGGCCGGCACGGTCGTCCCGGGCCTGGTGATAGCGCCGCTCCTGGGCGTCGCCTTCGCGGTCACGGGCGATCTGGCCCCGGCCGGCACCGCGACGGAGGCGCAAGCGCTCTTGGTGGCCGCGCTGGATGTGGGGTGCGCCGCGGGCGCCGCGGCGGCGGGCCTGGCACCGACCGCAGGGCTGCTGCCGGCCGGCGCCGCGGGCGCAGCCCTCATCCTCGTCGCCGCCCGCCGCCGTCTGAGCGTGACCGGTCGCCGTCCGCCCCTGCCCGTGTCCTGA
- a CDS encoding MFS transporter: MSATTMPVSTAKDAEPSRPRPWPPTIWALLVITLVARGFGFAYPFLSYHLKDLGYTTAAVGHALAVFGIGWLVGQLLTGWAADRLGRRRTLVAAMLTAAVCLPVMSQAHAFAAVCTGALIAGIVYDAPRPVVSAAIADLIADDGQRAAVNGWRHGAVNIGAAITGAVGGLLAGQLGFPVLFWFNAATCAACALLAHRYLDDDTPAASARPSEPAARTPLRSAVRDARLWLLWMASVAALTCAAGMFTVLPLLMEDDGLAADAYGWTQVANAGAVVVLTPLLNPWLRRRCDGSQPVTGLLAVGSLLLGAGMGSAGLADTTAGYSLAVAAAVPGEIVFFIAANDIVTKISPVHARGLYAGIWGSTLAVAVIIAPVLAAVSLTSGGGVLAALTTLAAGAMGAALCLPLAGLTQRRTASRVTAVPVPAAT, encoded by the coding sequence GTGTCAGCCACCACCATGCCCGTCTCCACCGCCAAGGACGCCGAACCGTCCCGACCGCGGCCCTGGCCGCCGACGATCTGGGCACTGCTCGTCATCACCCTGGTGGCGCGCGGCTTCGGCTTCGCCTATCCCTTCCTCAGCTATCACCTCAAGGACCTGGGCTACACCACCGCCGCTGTCGGCCATGCCCTCGCGGTCTTCGGCATCGGATGGCTCGTCGGCCAGCTGCTCACCGGCTGGGCCGCCGACCGGCTCGGCCGGCGCCGCACCCTCGTGGCCGCCATGCTCACAGCCGCCGTCTGCCTGCCCGTGATGTCCCAGGCACACGCGTTCGCCGCCGTGTGCACCGGAGCCCTGATCGCGGGCATCGTGTACGACGCGCCGAGGCCGGTTGTCTCCGCGGCCATCGCCGACCTCATCGCCGACGACGGACAGCGCGCCGCCGTCAACGGCTGGCGCCACGGGGCCGTGAACATCGGCGCGGCGATCACCGGCGCGGTAGGCGGCCTGCTGGCCGGACAGCTTGGCTTCCCGGTGCTGTTCTGGTTCAACGCCGCCACCTGCGCGGCCTGTGCCCTGCTCGCCCATCGCTACCTCGACGACGACACCCCGGCCGCCTCGGCCCGCCCCAGCGAGCCCGCCGCGCGCACCCCGCTGCGCTCGGCCGTGCGCGACGCCCGCCTGTGGCTGCTGTGGATGGCTAGTGTGGCCGCCCTGACCTGCGCTGCCGGCATGTTCACCGTGCTGCCGCTGCTGATGGAGGACGACGGGCTCGCCGCCGACGCCTACGGATGGACACAGGTCGCCAACGCCGGCGCCGTCGTCGTGCTCACCCCGCTGCTCAACCCGTGGCTGCGGCGCCGCTGCGACGGTTCCCAGCCGGTCACCGGCCTGCTCGCCGTCGGATCGCTCCTGCTGGGCGCGGGCATGGGCAGCGCAGGCCTCGCCGACACCACGGCGGGCTACAGCCTCGCCGTGGCGGCGGCCGTCCCCGGGGAGATCGTCTTCTTCATCGCCGCCAACGACATCGTCACCAAGATCTCGCCCGTACACGCCCGTGGTCTGTACGCCGGGATCTGGGGTTCAACCCTCGCCGTCGCCGTGATCATCGCCCCGGTTCTCGCGGCCGTGTCCCTGACCTCGGGCGGTGGGGTTCTCGCCGCGCTTACCACCCTTGCCGCCGGTGCCATGGGCGCAGCCCTGTGCCTGCCGCTCGCGGGCCTCACCCAGCGCCGCACCGCCTCCCGTGTGACCGCCGTCCCTGTCCCCGCCGCTACCTGA
- a CDS encoding MFS transporter has product MTAIAPAEQSAPPTGDRRLLLGVFAVMGLVMAVWGTRMPSVQRVANLGTGHLSLVLLGAAAGMVAGLQLGGRLADRHGPSRLLVVPAVIFGLALALLGQCRTLPTLIAAAVVFGFAHGLLDVGCNVSAVHCEIAFQRSIMSGLHAAYSIGALCGAALAAVTTWMSHEVLFAMVGAFTVLAAATAVPAVRTATSLDHAPERPEAVPDEAKPAQTSHTKVWLLGALAAACLLAEGAAADWSAVHLHSLNSSEATAAAAYALYSAAMAVGRLVGDRLTGRYGAPALVRAGATLAAAGLGAALIAGSAPAALLGWMALGAGLSTAMPALITAAGRGGPRAVGTVATIGYLGLLAGPAAIGAIASLTSLTTALALLVVLTATVAFVSHRALESR; this is encoded by the coding sequence ATGACTGCGATCGCTCCGGCCGAGCAGTCCGCACCGCCGACGGGCGACCGACGGCTGCTGCTCGGAGTCTTCGCCGTGATGGGCCTCGTCATGGCGGTCTGGGGCACGAGGATGCCCTCAGTGCAGAGGGTGGCCAACCTTGGGACGGGCCATCTGTCACTCGTTCTTCTCGGCGCCGCAGCCGGCATGGTCGCCGGGCTCCAGCTCGGCGGGCGCCTGGCCGACCGGCACGGTCCCTCCCGACTGCTGGTCGTCCCCGCCGTCATCTTCGGCCTCGCCCTGGCTCTCCTCGGCCAGTGCCGCACGCTGCCGACCCTGATCGCGGCTGCCGTCGTCTTCGGCTTCGCACACGGGCTGCTTGACGTCGGCTGCAACGTATCTGCCGTTCACTGCGAGATCGCCTTCCAGCGGTCGATCATGTCCGGGCTGCACGCCGCCTACTCGATCGGTGCTCTGTGCGGGGCCGCGCTCGCAGCCGTGACCACCTGGATGTCCCACGAGGTGCTGTTCGCGATGGTCGGTGCCTTCACGGTGCTCGCCGCTGCCACCGCCGTTCCGGCCGTACGAACGGCCACCTCCCTCGACCACGCACCCGAGCGTCCCGAAGCGGTTCCGGACGAGGCAAAGCCGGCGCAGACCTCCCACACCAAGGTGTGGCTGCTCGGTGCCCTGGCCGCTGCGTGCCTGCTAGCCGAGGGCGCCGCCGCCGACTGGTCGGCAGTGCACCTGCACTCCCTCAACAGCTCCGAGGCAACAGCGGCGGCCGCCTACGCCCTCTACAGCGCCGCCATGGCCGTAGGCCGGCTCGTGGGCGACCGGCTGACCGGCCGCTACGGAGCACCCGCCCTGGTACGCGCCGGCGCCACCCTCGCCGCCGCCGGACTCGGCGCTGCACTGATCGCCGGCAGCGCCCCGGCCGCCCTGCTCGGCTGGATGGCCCTCGGAGCCGGCCTGTCCACGGCCATGCCGGCCCTCATCACAGCCGCCGGACGGGGAGGACCACGCGCCGTGGGCACCGTCGCCACCATCGGCTACCTCGGCCTGCTCGCCGGACCGGCCGCCATCGGGGCGATCGCCTCGCTCACCAGCCTGACCACCGCGCTGGCCCTGCTCGTCGTCCTGACCGCGACCGTCGCTTTCGTCTCCCACCGAGCCCTGGAGTCCCGTTGA
- a CDS encoding HAD family phosphatase has product MTSSQPTTPSGAGLEAVILDYNGVIGRQPGPPQWARLAELAGWHPQETPAFQQAFWQRREPYDQGIATTHTFWSGLLRNGRTAPAGSTLLAALASADLDMWTATDPAVLDLLRTAHATGLRLVLLSNAPKPLANALDDAEWCATLFSRTVYSARIGVNKPHKRAYEAALEAAGMPQPSKTLFVDDRLDNVEAAEQLGLQTLHYTGDPAALARRLPRPPAITHPAADLTTSA; this is encoded by the coding sequence TTGACCTCTTCCCAGCCCACCACCCCCAGCGGCGCCGGCCTCGAGGCCGTGATCCTCGACTACAACGGGGTCATCGGCCGCCAGCCCGGCCCGCCCCAGTGGGCCCGGCTCGCCGAACTCGCGGGCTGGCACCCCCAGGAGACCCCCGCCTTCCAACAGGCCTTCTGGCAGCGGCGGGAGCCCTACGACCAGGGCATCGCCACCACCCACACGTTCTGGAGCGGACTGCTGCGCAACGGGCGCACCGCGCCTGCGGGCAGCACCCTCCTGGCCGCCCTCGCAAGCGCCGACCTCGACATGTGGACCGCCACGGACCCCGCCGTGCTGGACCTCCTGCGCACAGCCCACGCCACCGGGCTGCGCCTCGTACTCCTGTCCAACGCGCCCAAACCGCTGGCAAATGCCCTCGACGACGCCGAATGGTGCGCCACCTTGTTCAGCCGGACCGTCTACTCCGCCCGCATCGGAGTGAACAAGCCCCACAAGCGGGCCTACGAGGCAGCGCTCGAGGCCGCCGGAATGCCCCAGCCCTCAAAGACCCTGTTCGTCGACGACCGGCTGGACAACGTCGAAGCCGCCGAGCAACTCGGCCTGCAAACCCTGCACTACACCGGCGACCCGGCCGCACTCGCCCGCCGGCTTCCCCGGCCGCCCGCCATCACACACCCGGCAGCCGACCTCACCACGAGCGCATGA
- a CDS encoding SH3 domain-containing protein — translation MIRNLALRSVAPAALALAAAATLTVASAPAAHAVGENSKCTVNWPNYGATVAKAGWNYRTGPSTAYASRGLLYRGDKLTVLCSRGNWDYSQLTQRSKSGIPKGTRGWVRDDGLYQLAG, via the coding sequence ATGATCCGCAATCTCGCCCTCCGCTCGGTTGCGCCCGCCGCCCTCGCACTCGCGGCCGCTGCCACCCTGACCGTGGCCTCCGCTCCCGCCGCGCACGCCGTCGGTGAGAACAGCAAGTGCACCGTCAACTGGCCGAACTACGGCGCCACCGTGGCCAAGGCCGGCTGGAACTACCGCACAGGCCCATCCACCGCTTACGCCAGCCGCGGCCTCCTGTACCGGGGCGACAAGTTGACCGTGCTGTGCAGCCGCGGCAACTGGGACTACAGCCAGCTCACCCAGCGCTCCAAGTCCGGCATCCCCAAGGGGACCCGAGGCTGGGTGCGCGACGACGGCCTCTACCAGCTGGCCGGCTGA
- the egtD gene encoding L-histidine N(alpha)-methyltransferase, with amino-acid sequence MHSFRLTRTLPKNATDAALRADVRHGLTSTPKSLPPKWFYDAYGSELFEKITELPGYHIARSERELLAAHASEIAAVCGARTLVELGSGSSEKTQHLLDALPRLHTYIPVDVSESALRQAGQALIVERPDLTVHALIADFTNALILPDTPGPRLVAFLGSTIGNFLPAERAVFLAAIRALLAPGDALLLGADLVKDPSLLIAAYADSTTGAFNKNVLTVINRELGADFGLDAFEHVALWDAAVEHEWIEMRLRSRIEQTVRIPALQLAVDFAAGEDLRTEISAKFRPAGLAGELASAGMALGRLLTSPNHAYGLALAIPREHAAVQDASTSHSTACVR; translated from the coding sequence GTGCACTCGTTCCGTCTCACCCGCACCCTGCCCAAGAATGCAACGGACGCCGCGCTGCGTGCCGACGTCCGCCATGGCCTCACCAGTACTCCCAAGTCGCTGCCGCCGAAGTGGTTCTACGACGCGTACGGCAGCGAACTCTTCGAGAAGATCACCGAGTTGCCCGGGTACCACATCGCACGCTCGGAGCGTGAGCTGCTGGCGGCCCACGCCAGCGAGATCGCTGCGGTGTGCGGCGCACGCACCCTGGTGGAACTCGGTAGCGGTTCGTCCGAGAAGACGCAACACCTGCTCGATGCACTGCCCAGATTGCACACGTACATACCGGTCGACGTCAGCGAGAGCGCCTTGCGGCAGGCCGGGCAGGCTCTGATCGTCGAACGCCCGGACCTCACCGTGCACGCATTGATCGCCGACTTCACCAACGCGCTCATCTTGCCGGATACCCCCGGCCCGCGACTCGTTGCGTTCCTCGGCAGCACCATCGGCAATTTCCTGCCCGCCGAACGCGCCGTGTTCCTCGCCGCCATCCGCGCCCTCCTCGCGCCCGGCGACGCCCTGCTGCTCGGTGCCGACCTGGTGAAGGACCCCTCGCTCCTCATCGCCGCCTACGCCGACTCGACGACCGGCGCTTTCAACAAGAACGTCCTCACGGTCATCAATCGGGAACTCGGCGCCGACTTCGGTCTCGACGCCTTCGAGCACGTGGCCCTCTGGGACGCTGCCGTCGAGCACGAGTGGATCGAGATGCGGCTGCGCTCGCGCATCGAGCAGACCGTGAGGATCCCCGCCCTCCAACTCGCCGTCGACTTCGCGGCGGGTGAGGACCTGCGTACCGAGATCTCGGCGAAGTTCCGGCCCGCCGGCCTGGCTGGCGAACTCGCGTCCGCCGGGATGGCATTGGGGCGGCTCCTGACCTCCCCGAATCATGCCTACGGCCTGGCGCTCGCCATCCCCAGGGAACACGCAGCAGTCCAGGACGCGTCAACGAGCCACAGCACCGCCTGTGTCCGCTGA
- a CDS encoding DUF397 domain-containing protein, with protein MRHDLPVHRWRKASHSGAQSGDCLEVQETEDGLVAVGHSKARELGAFTFPHGTWHTFVESVKDGEFG; from the coding sequence ATGCGGCATGACCTACCCGTACACCGGTGGCGCAAGGCGTCCCACAGTGGAGCGCAGTCTGGAGACTGTCTGGAGGTACAGGAAACGGAGGATGGCCTGGTGGCCGTCGGCCACAGCAAGGCACGAGAACTGGGGGCGTTCACGTTCCCGCACGGAACATGGCATACCTTCGTCGAGAGCGTGAAAGACGGAGAGTTCGGATAG
- a CDS encoding glutathione synthetase: MALPLISPDRTPAGGSLSSVLQGPAAVVAPYGSGKHYQSEFADRGWDCVAVTPADDALPPLYRGSLDPTGYRRVVVHDGNVDETARALRALRVSAVVAGTEIGVPLAEQLAYRLGLPGNDPQTSNRRRDKGAMAAALTSAGIDAPRSLSTDRLRDALSWAHSLDTPDLVLKPADSAGSDGVIFCSSPDEIRSAWIQLHGVPNAMGGSNDHLLIQERLQGSQYVVNSVSAPDADGTARHTITEFWADHRTGTTHVYDRLDLLNRAKLIPRTLAHYTVRVLDALGIAAGPAHTELIYVPRRGPVLIESGARPEGSYDPAAMREAVGSDHIRDAVHAVVTGAPKSLASDRPRFSVSKVSLIAPHDGVLDEDLLRTLLTLPTVQGYVGTLVPGIPVHRTIDLLTSPGRLTLAAENPRAIDEDYNTIRAVEAAGLYDGRAT; this comes from the coding sequence ATGGCCTTGCCTTTGATCAGTCCTGACCGGACCCCTGCTGGTGGCTCCCTTTCGTCGGTTCTCCAGGGGCCCGCCGCTGTCGTCGCCCCGTACGGCTCGGGCAAGCACTACCAGAGCGAGTTCGCCGACCGGGGATGGGACTGCGTCGCGGTCACCCCCGCGGACGACGCGTTGCCTCCCCTGTACCGCGGCAGTCTCGACCCCACCGGGTACCGGCGCGTCGTCGTGCACGACGGCAACGTCGACGAGACCGCCCGGGCACTGCGCGCACTCCGGGTGAGCGCCGTGGTCGCCGGGACGGAAATCGGCGTACCCCTCGCCGAGCAACTGGCGTACCGCCTGGGCCTGCCTGGCAACGACCCGCAGACCTCAAACCGCCGCCGCGACAAGGGCGCCATGGCGGCCGCGCTGACGAGTGCGGGCATCGACGCTCCACGGAGCCTGAGCACTGACCGCCTCCGGGACGCCCTGTCCTGGGCGCACTCGCTGGACACGCCGGACCTCGTACTCAAGCCGGCCGACTCCGCCGGATCAGACGGCGTGATCTTCTGCTCCAGCCCCGACGAGATCCGATCGGCCTGGATTCAGCTGCACGGGGTCCCCAATGCCATGGGCGGAAGCAACGACCACCTCCTCATCCAGGAACGGCTCCAGGGTTCGCAGTACGTCGTCAACAGCGTCTCCGCCCCCGACGCCGACGGCACGGCCCGGCATACGATCACCGAGTTCTGGGCCGACCACCGTACCGGCACCACGCACGTGTACGACCGCCTCGACCTGCTCAACCGCGCGAAGCTGATCCCGCGTACCCTCGCGCACTACACAGTACGAGTCCTCGACGCCCTGGGGATCGCCGCAGGCCCCGCGCACACCGAGCTGATCTACGTGCCCAGGCGAGGGCCCGTTCTGATCGAGAGCGGCGCACGACCCGAAGGTTCGTACGACCCGGCGGCCATGCGGGAGGCGGTCGGCAGCGACCATATCCGCGACGCGGTGCACGCGGTGGTCACTGGTGCGCCCAAGAGCCTGGCCTCGGATCGTCCACGCTTCAGTGTCTCCAAGGTGTCGCTGATCGCGCCGCACGATGGCGTGCTCGACGAGGACCTCCTGCGCACCCTGCTGACTCTCCCGACAGTGCAGGGGTACGTCGGCACGCTGGTCCCCGGCATACCAGTGCACCGCACCATCGACCTGTTGACCTCTCCCGGACGGCTGACGCTCGCCGCCGAGAACCCCCGCGCGATCGATGAGGACTACAACACCATCCGCGCCGTGGAGGCCGCCGGGCTGTACGACGGGAGGGCGACATGA
- a CDS encoding TrmO family methyltransferase — MSDEFIEVPVIGRVVGGHTGRLDDYKGGVESIIRLNPDFPEETLQGITEFSHLQVVWQFSERSPDDVALHARSPRDNSAWPATGTFAHHNHRRPAGLGVSFPKVLRVNGLDVHVTDLDADDGTPVIDLVVVFQEFLPRGEVTQPSWPGEMLKDYWTDAGERP; from the coding sequence GTGTCCGACGAGTTCATCGAAGTGCCGGTCATCGGCAGGGTCGTAGGAGGCCACACCGGGCGCCTCGACGACTACAAGGGGGGCGTCGAGTCGATCATCCGTCTGAACCCTGACTTCCCTGAAGAGACGCTGCAGGGCATCACCGAGTTCAGCCACCTCCAAGTGGTGTGGCAATTCAGCGAGCGGTCCCCTGACGATGTCGCCCTGCACGCGCGGAGCCCCCGCGACAACTCTGCCTGGCCCGCGACCGGAACGTTCGCCCACCACAATCACAGGCGCCCGGCAGGCCTCGGTGTGTCCTTCCCGAAGGTTCTGCGGGTCAACGGTCTCGACGTACACGTGACCGACCTGGATGCCGATGACGGTACGCCGGTCATCGATCTGGTGGTCGTGTTCCAGGAGTTCCTGCCTCGCGGCGAGGTCACGCAGCCGTCGTGGCCCGGCGAGATGCTCAAGGACTACTGGACCGACGCCGGAGAGCGGCCGTAA
- a CDS encoding helix-turn-helix transcriptional regulator: protein MGQPARRTARRRRLGAEIKEARVAAGVTPEQAARAIHGDKSKISRIETGRHRVSRLELETLMDLCRIHDPQKREWLVALSTEGHRRSWWRRHGDVLQPDFKELLTLEEDAERISAFQTQVLPGLVQTKNYATSVIRSSDPTLSDDHLEFFADFRVQRQAVLDRENPPSYLCIVTEGVLRQQVGGPEVMAEQLGYLVKSSQRPNVTIRVIPFEQPGYTGTSGSFVLYSYPDPLDLDVVQVEYLDGALYLEEDESVKKYRHSLDLLRESALPAPESIDLISKIARDLVPQRK from the coding sequence GTGGGACAGCCAGCGCGACGTACCGCTCGCCGGCGCAGGTTGGGAGCCGAGATCAAAGAGGCTCGCGTGGCAGCCGGTGTCACCCCGGAGCAGGCGGCCAGAGCCATCCACGGCGACAAGTCGAAGATCTCCCGGATCGAGACGGGTCGACACCGGGTCAGCCGCCTCGAGCTCGAAACGCTCATGGACCTGTGCCGCATCCACGACCCGCAGAAGAGGGAGTGGCTGGTCGCTCTCTCAACGGAGGGACATCGCAGGAGCTGGTGGAGGCGCCATGGCGATGTTCTGCAACCGGACTTCAAGGAGCTGTTGACCCTAGAAGAGGACGCAGAGCGCATCTCCGCCTTCCAGACCCAGGTGCTCCCGGGCCTCGTTCAGACGAAGAACTACGCAACGTCCGTCATTCGCTCGAGTGACCCCACGCTGAGCGACGACCATCTGGAGTTCTTCGCCGACTTCCGAGTGCAGCGCCAAGCAGTCCTCGATAGGGAGAACCCTCCCAGCTATCTCTGCATCGTCACTGAAGGAGTCCTGCGCCAACAGGTCGGTGGCCCAGAGGTCATGGCCGAACAGCTGGGCTATCTGGTGAAGAGCAGCCAGCGGCCGAACGTGACAATTCGTGTCATCCCATTCGAGCAGCCGGGCTATACGGGGACGAGCGGCTCCTTCGTCCTGTACAGCTATCCCGACCCGTTGGACCTCGACGTGGTCCAGGTCGAGTACTTGGACGGGGCTCTCTACCTGGAGGAGGACGAGTCGGTGAAGAAGTACCGGCACTCACTGGACCTGCTGCGGGAGTCGGCGCTGCCGGCACCGGAGTCGATCGACCTGATCTCGAAAATCGCTCGGGATCTTGTTCCGCAACGAAAATGA
- a CDS encoding amidase family protein encodes MSTRPAARLDYALAASRSQDRAGWKIDLSAPTKSKLSEFRVGIWADHLYCHVDADTRALLQHVTGLLRTAGADIDDSTEPVDFAESDKLFQRLMYATSSATATDAAFAADVEAAQKIPVADPSGPFLHSRPCGTATGVSPTRPARSSEARGRRTSRSTTSSSRRPRPLWLSPIKTSTPPPQRHITVDGQKRSFYDQTGWLNLTSPVGLPSLVLPAGRTDAGLPLSVQIIGPYLVDRTVLEAAKQLANRLPSPVRPPAFSV; translated from the coding sequence ATGAGCACCCGGCCCGCCGCCCGCCTTGACTACGCACTCGCGGCCAGCCGCTCCCAAGACCGGGCGGGCTGGAAGATCGACCTGTCTGCTCCGACCAAGAGCAAGCTGAGCGAGTTCCGCGTCGGCATCTGGGCCGACCACCTGTACTGCCACGTCGATGCCGACACCCGCGCTCTCCTGCAGCACGTCACCGGACTCCTCCGCACCGCCGGCGCCGACATCGACGACTCCACCGAGCCCGTCGACTTCGCCGAGAGCGACAAGCTCTTCCAGCGACTCATGTACGCAACGTCGTCCGCTACGGCGACGGATGCGGCCTTCGCCGCAGACGTCGAAGCGGCGCAGAAGATCCCGGTCGCCGACCCGAGCGGGCCGTTCCTCCACTCCCGGCCATGCGGCACTGCGACTGGTGTGTCGCCGACGAGGCCCGCCAGAAGCTCCGAGGCGCGTGGGAGGCGTACTTCTCGGAGCACGACATCATCATCACGCCGGCCACGCCCACTGTGGCTGTCCCCGATCAAAACGAGTACGCCGCCCCCGCAGCGGCATATCACCGTCGATGGGCAGAAGCGCTCGTTCTACGACCAGACCGGCTGGCTCAATCTCACCAGCCCTGTCGGGCTCCCCTCCCTGGTGCTCCCCGCTGGCAGGACCGATGCGGGGCTGCCGCTCAGTGTCCAGATCATCGGCCCTTACCTCGTTGACCGCACCGTCCTCGAGGCTGCGAAGCAGCTCGCAAACAGGTTGCCCAGCCCGGTTCGGCCCCCAGCCTTCTCGGTGTAG
- a CDS encoding Tat pathway signal protein, which translates to MGRTRNTKLEAVIQELGLPQARLTARFRAVAAENGAHELDSTNQSSIARWVAGARPSGRAPSILAETLSRGLGRIVTLADIGLAPEGGTVPLSPEWSVDTLTTLVNLGGTDMDMDRRRILAGSAYSVAGLALPTDLWWEEAAERARAREALSTHTVTPQDVDSVREMTVFFSRRDQQRGGRGVGRTALVAYLRTEVAAYLAGHFPSEEVRRAMTSAAGELAYLAGWTAFDAGEHPVALHWFTVATQLAEEARDAPLAGHVLRAMAHQAVDLKQPAQAVRLSTDSLAGKRYTNASWREKALIGVVHARGLAADNRRKEALATLLQAENDLSRAEEGDDEPSRVWFFGQASLAHETAAALRDLGDLKGAEKQFRHSVRTRRSQFQRTHSVTLGYLGAVQVQQGQLEAACDTWGQALDAMTGVQSGRARETVVQMRRALSPFFGRGGSPVAELDAKARSVLGVG; encoded by the coding sequence ATGGGGCGCACACGCAACACCAAGCTGGAAGCCGTGATCCAGGAACTCGGCCTGCCTCAGGCCCGTTTGACAGCTCGTTTCCGAGCTGTTGCCGCCGAGAACGGTGCCCACGAGCTGGACAGCACGAACCAGTCGAGCATCGCCCGCTGGGTGGCCGGCGCGCGGCCGAGCGGCCGCGCGCCGTCTATCTTGGCCGAGACGCTCTCGCGTGGCCTTGGCCGCATCGTCACGCTCGCCGATATCGGGCTCGCCCCAGAAGGGGGCACGGTTCCGCTGTCGCCGGAGTGGAGCGTCGACACGCTGACGACGCTCGTGAACCTCGGGGGCACTGACATGGACATGGACCGCCGCCGGATACTGGCCGGCTCCGCCTACTCCGTCGCGGGCCTGGCGCTGCCCACCGACTTGTGGTGGGAAGAGGCCGCCGAACGTGCCCGGGCCCGCGAAGCGTTGTCCACCCACACCGTCACCCCTCAGGACGTGGACAGCGTCCGCGAGATGACCGTCTTCTTCTCGCGCCGCGACCAGCAGCGCGGCGGTCGGGGCGTTGGCCGAACGGCGCTCGTGGCCTACCTGCGCACCGAGGTCGCCGCATACCTCGCCGGGCACTTCCCCTCCGAAGAAGTGCGGCGCGCCATGACCTCGGCTGCGGGAGAGTTGGCCTACCTCGCAGGGTGGACCGCATTCGACGCGGGCGAGCATCCAGTGGCCCTGCATTGGTTCACCGTCGCCACACAGCTGGCCGAGGAAGCCAGGGACGCCCCTCTGGCCGGCCACGTCCTGCGCGCGATGGCCCACCAGGCCGTCGACCTCAAGCAGCCCGCGCAAGCCGTACGCCTGTCCACAGACTCGCTCGCAGGAAAGCGGTACACCAACGCCAGCTGGCGAGAGAAAGCACTGATCGGGGTGGTCCACGCGCGCGGCCTGGCCGCCGACAACCGCCGCAAGGAAGCCCTGGCTACTCTGCTCCAGGCGGAAAACGACCTCAGCAGAGCCGAGGAAGGAGACGACGAACCGAGCCGCGTGTGGTTCTTCGGCCAAGCCAGCCTCGCCCACGAAACCGCCGCCGCCCTGCGCGACCTCGGCGACCTGAAGGGCGCTGAGAAGCAGTTCCGCCACAGTGTGCGCACCCGACGCAGCCAGTTCCAGCGGACCCACTCGGTGACCCTCGGATACCTGGGCGCCGTTCAGGTCCAGCAGGGCCAGCTCGAGGCCGCCTGCGACACATGGGGACAGGCCCTCGACGCCATGACCGGAGTGCAGTCGGGCCGGGCCCGGGAGACGGTTGTCCAGATGCGTCGCGCCCTCAGCCCGTTCTTCGGACGAGGAGGCAGCCCGGTCGCCGAGCTCGATGCCAAGGCGCGGTCGGTGCTCGGCGTAGGCTGA